A genome region from Oryctolagus cuniculus chromosome 20, mOryCun1.1, whole genome shotgun sequence includes the following:
- the ZFP36L1 gene encoding mRNA decay activator protein ZFP36L1: MTTTLVSATIFDLSEVLCKGNKMINYSAPSTAGCLLDRKAVGTPAGGGFPRRHSVTLPSSKFHQNQLLSTLKGEPAAALSSRDSRFRDRSFSEGGERLLPPQKQPGSGQVNSSRYKTELCRPFEENGACKYGDKCQFAHGIHELRSLTRHPKYKTELCRTFHTIGFCPYGPRCHFIHNAEERRALAGARDLSADRPRLQHSFSFAGFPSAAATAAASGLLDSPTSITPPPILSADDLLGSPTLPDGTNNPFAFSSQELANLFAPSMGLPGGGSPTAFLFRPMSESPHMFDSPPSPQDSLSDHEGYLSSSSSSHSGSASPTLDNSRRLPIFSRLSISDD; the protein is encoded by the exons ATGACCACCACCCTCGTGTCTGCTACCATCTTCGACTTGAGCGAAGTTTTATGCAAG ggTAACAAGATGATCAACTACAGTGCTCCCAGCACCGCGGGCTGCCTGCTGGACAGAAAGGCAGTGGGCACCCCTGCTGGCGGGGGCTTCCCCCGGAGGCACTCGGTCACCCTACCCAGCTCCAAGTTCCACCAGAACCAACTCCTCAGCACCCTCAAGGGCGAGCCGGCCGCGGCCCTGAGCTCCCGGGACAGCCGCTTCCGCGACCGCTCCTTCTCCGAAGGGGGCGAGCGGCTGCTGCCGCCGCAGAAGCAGCCCGGGAGCGGCCAGGTCAACTCGAGCCGCTACAAGACGGAGCTGTGCCGCCCCTTCGAGGAGAACGGCGCCTGTAAGTACGGGGACAAGTGCCAGTTCGCGCACGGCATCCACGAGCTGCGCAGCCTGACCCGCCACCCCAAGTACAAGACGGAGCTGTGCCGCACCTTCCACACCATCGGCTTCTGCCCCTACGGGCCCCGCTGCCACTTCATCCACAACGCCGAGGAGCGCCGCGCCCTGGCCGGGGCCCGGGACCTCTCCGCCGACCGCCCCCGCCTCCAGCATAGCTTTAGCTTTGCTGGGTTTCCCagcgccgccgccaccgccgccgcctcgGGGCTGCTGGACAGCCCCACGTCcatcaccccaccccccatcctgAGCGCCGATGACCTCCTGGGCTCACCTACCCTGCCCGATGGCACCAATAACCCCTTCGCCTTCTCCAGCCAGGAGCTGGCGAACCTCTTTGCCCCCAGCATGGGGCTGCCGGGCGGCGGCTCCCCGACCGCCTTCCTCTTCCGGCCCATGTCCGAGTCGCCCCACATGTTTGACTCGCCCCCCAGCCCTCAGGATTCGCTCTCGGACCACGAGGGCTACCTGAGCAGCTccagcagcagccacagtggCTCCGCCTCCCCTACCTTGGACAACTCAAGACGTCTGCCCATCTTCAGCAGACTTTCCATCTCAGATGACTAA